GAAGCGGCGGTGGAAGCCCTCGGCGACGACGCACGCGCACGGGCCATCATCGACTCCTACCGCAGCCGGCTGAGCCACGACGAGGGGTCGAGCGATGCCCGCCGGTGACGGCATCCAGGTCGACCCGGACGGCCTGACGACCCACGCCGTACGCCTCGATCGCTGCGCCGGCAACCTCGACACCGCTCGGCAGGCTGGCCAGCACGTCCGCTTGGGCGGCGACGCCTACGGCCAACTCTGCGCGATGATGCCGATGCTGCTCGACGGGCTGCAGCGGGCCCTCGTCGACGGCGTCGGCGCGGCCGCCGACTCCGCGCGGGACACCGCCGGAAGGCTCCGGCTCAGTGCGGATCGCTACCGGGGCTCCGACGCCCGCGCCAGCCACCTGCTCGATCAGACACGGCAGCGGCGGTGACGACGAATCCGCTCATCGCCACCGCGTCCGGCACCCCGCCCAGCGCCTGGGCCGGCGTGTGGATCTGCGAGGACATCGAGCTCATCGCGCAGGGCGTACGCAACGGCAGTTGGATCGACGGCAGCCTCGGTGTGGTGAGCGCCGGCCTGGACTCCCTCGCCTTCGTCTCCGATCCGGTCGGCGCCCTGCTCCAGTACGGAATCGCCTGGCTCATCGAACACGTCAAACCGCTCAGTGAGGCGTTGGACTGGCTCGCCGGCGACCCGGCGCA
The nucleotide sequence above comes from Micromonospora luteifusca. Encoded proteins:
- a CDS encoding type VII secretion target, giving the protein MPAGDGIQVDPDGLTTHAVRLDRCAGNLDTARQAGQHVRLGGDAYGQLCAMMPMLLDGLQRALVDGVGAAADSARDTAGRLRLSADRYRGSDARASHLLDQTRQRR